One region of Palaemon carinicauda isolate YSFRI2023 chromosome 40, ASM3689809v2, whole genome shotgun sequence genomic DNA includes:
- the LOC137631917 gene encoding uncharacterized protein — protein sequence MATNYQDGCQDQLLCHIAKVQAHLKWQDVLLASKDHVGLIISHASKYGEVIDLAKAPDIRYMLQHTSNFSNTIHKTDLQWAVPVSLLQFVCMIEHSVDIKFQIHGKSKSDSSYSTTALRNTRKELMST from the exons atggcGACTAATTATCAAGATGGCTGTCAA GACCAGTTACTTTGTCACATTGCCAAGGTGCAAGCTCATCTCAAATGGCAAGATGTTCTGCTGGCTTCTAAAGATCATGTAGGCTTAATCATCTCACATGCATCCAAGTATGGTGAAGTGATTGATTTAGCGAAAGCTCCTGATATAAGATACATGCTCCAGCATACGTCAAATTTCAGTAATACCATTCACAAGACAGACCTACAATGGGCTGTACCAGTATCACTGCTGCAATTTGTTTGCATGATTGAACACAGTGTAGATATCAAGTTTCAAATCCATGGAAAATCAAAATCTGACAGCTCCTACAGCACAACAGCTTTGCGAAATACAAGGAAAGAGCTGATGTCCACGTGA